In Sebastes umbrosus isolate fSebUmb1 chromosome 15, fSebUmb1.pri, whole genome shotgun sequence, the genomic window tttctgtccattcgtgatgtcacaaatatacaatatttagaccattacacggttttaagcgtaaacattctaaatgtgtcccagtttatttcctgttgcagtgtatgtgaatgacatcagctgacaggaagtaaacatggacccaaactgtcgcctagcaacgcaattctgttgcaattccgttgaaatgcactaaaacggagcgtttcagacaggagggtgaatacaggtatattcaggcagacagtatgaggaaaatagtgtttttttaacattacagcatgtaaacatgttctagtagaaacacaaaatacaagtatgaacctgaaaatgatcaCGATATGGGACCAGAATAATGTGCATTATTCTGTATACTATTTTATTAGCTAATTGATATTATTGTACCAGTAACTACAATTTAttctacacatttacatttgataTTTCGTAATTCTGAATTGTAGCTACTAGGATCATCACCTCCAGGTTTCTGAACACACCAGATATTCACTAATAACACAAGTTTAACTATAAGAGCTTGAATCTAATAGACCAGATAAGATGAACATCTGTTCTCTCCAGaggttgactgactgactgactgactgactgaccttCCGGCAGCACGTTAACGACCACCGGCAGCTCGACCCACAGACTGTTGACGGAGATCCAGGATCCCATCGCGAACAGAGCCACCAGGCCGTGAGTCACCGCCTCGCTGCTCCACCAGCTGCCCGACATAGTGCCGCTCAGTCCGGACCAACAGAACCTACTGGGAACCCGTTTGACTTTGTTTGCGTAAGAACACAACGAGCGCGTTCTTCCTCCTCACTTGAAGAATGGAGGACACTACGCAAAGTTACCGCCCCTCCGGTTGCCTTCACTTACCCCTCGGAAATTCCTAGTTCATAAGTGCCTTGTGAAGCAgttcatttttaatttcttaattaattaattccttttttttttttttttttatttgtacatatacaaaatccagtcaatgaaaaaaaaaagaagtgtgtcagtagaggtcaagaagccacaggcttatacaaacgacctccccccaaccccaggagaaaaaaaaaacaataacaaaaaaaaaagaaagatctgaactaacataattttaaaaatacaacaaaagttaaacaacaacaataattacacaaaatgtgcagaaaaacctaaccaaacagtggaaaacaatccaataaaaacaatgaaatacatacaaaaaaacagtacagaaaaaaagaaaatgtatctaaacatatcaaaagatactgtaattagacatcatgaattaaatgatgatattttccttttaaaatgttctaaggataacgagctcttgataacatttattttggtgttccatatttgtacaccacgatatctgagggagtactggccatgtccaggtgaagatgattaacctgtctaatattatgtgaatgaatttgagaattagatttaaagaagttgctaaacgatgatggtaaagaagaaggcaagagcatttatttatatataaacacatatttctgatgaatatttatgtcataaactgaaagCATGTTCAGTTTCCTGAACAGTGGAGCAGAGGCCTCCTTAGAGTTTGACAAAGTTACCAGTCTTACAAATCGTTTTtgcaataaataaagtttatgaaGATTGGAGGGGTATGTATTTGCCCAAACAATATTACCATAAATCAAATAGGGATAATCATGGAATAATATAAGgttaataaacaagaaacatttaTGAAACTTCTTAGTTTGCTGATGATTCCTAGTGACTTCACagttttattacaaataaaatatatggtTTTTTTCCAAATTAATTTTTCATCAGCTAAAATGCCTAAAAATGAAACCAGTTCAGTAATACTTAAACATAACAATTTAGTGTGAGACTGCGGCTCTTATCAGTGGTTGCAGTGGACAATGACCTCTTTGCTGTGGATCCAGTAACCGCGATGACGAGATTTCCGAGTATCCTGAAGGCATCATCATCTCAGAAACCCGTGGTTGGATGAAATGGGTGCGCTCGTTTTTACTACACCTGACAACTGACGTGGGCGGTGTCTTAGAGACACCTCATTCAAAAGCAAGATTTTTccctaaaaatgtcaaatttggggactTTTATCTGGCTGTAAatatgtttatactgtatatggtgacataaatatcatatttatatttgtacaattttagttttttattcttattttattctaaggTTTTTAACTattctattgttattattactgcttatttgcaGCAACAatccaaagcaaattcctagtgtatacttGATACACCTGGCAacaaacacgattctgattctgatatatcAAAGCTATCTATTGCTTAGATACAACTGCAAAAGCAACCGCCAATACTATAACATCAAATCAAATGGTTGGTATTCTCTAGGAGTCATAGTGAGTTTAATTCCTTTCTTTGACAATATATATTTGggaaaattaatgaattaaggCCTTGACATTTGGCACAGTGCCCCCCAATAAGCCCCTTTTCTCCTTGAGTTCCTCCCAGTCAACACTTTTATTTATAAGCAATGAACTCATGGACACTGCTGACACGTGGATGCAACCACAAATAACCCTTTGAATCTGAGAAACACAAGTGTTATTATGTGACTGACAAAACCAAAACCCTGACTAATGGAGGAAAATAGTCAGAACTAAAGCTGGGTTGATTTTGCAACACTGAACTCTTGTCTCGATAACTAGACATTAGCCTAGATCAGGCGTCAGCAacttttactatcaaaagagccatttcaggcaaaaaaaatctgtctggagccgcaaacaTTTAAGCATTGTAATGAAGgcaacacagcttatagtctatgtatatagtatataagtctaatgcagtaagggccaaagtgcaaatgcaCTAGGTAATAGTATTAGGGCcccattgagggggaaaaatctgggatttccagaataaagtcataactttacgagaaaaaatgtcgtaatattacgagaataaagtcaaaacttcatgaaaaaaagtcgtaatattacgagaataaagtcaaaacttcatgaaaaaaaagtcgtaatattacgagaataaagtcataaacttaacgataaaaaaagttgtaatattacgagaaaaaagtcataacttaacgagaaaaaacgtcgtaatattacgagaataaagtcataacttaaccagaaaaaaaagtcgtaatattacgagaataaagtcataacttaacgagaaaaaaagtcttaatattacgagaataaagtcacaacttccagaaaaaaagttgtaatattacgagaataaagtcataacttaacgagaaaaaagtcgtaatattacgagaatagtcatatctttacgagaaaaaagaaaatagcacgtagaattactactttataatattgactttattctcatacaacttttttctcgtaaacctttgactttattcttgtaatatgactttattcttgaaatctcagatttatttttttccctcaaagtggcgctaatactccatcgtaccgtcgtaccataaacctacaacaatgatacataaaaatttaaatgtaaacaaaaaaaagttattcatttccatttttaaaaatccacagggagccactggagaggagctaaaggtTCTCAgccatgtggctccggagccgcaggttgctgacccctggcctagaTTATCACACAGGTTgacaaaggaaacaaaaaaatatgaacaaaggGAGTTTATTGTGTCAGTGGTTCATACAACATCTTTAAATCTTTATCGACTGACCTCTGCATGATCAAAATGGTACAATCTTGTGTAAAAAAATAGAAGTTTCCTtctcagcaacaaaaaaaatgtactttctAGAAAAGTCTTGTTACAATACAGCATTATGCAAACTATACAACCATATCAAAAGTATAAGAGCTACATAATCAAACCTCATCATTTCAACTATTGGcattgaaaatacagtatgtaacacACGTATGACAGCTGCATCTGGTATATACAGAATCAGACATTCTATTGTATTTGTGTGGAAAGATTGAGGtcattgtgtgtatttctgattATTTTATCATATGAGGAAGTCACATGATCACATCATCCTCTATCCCTCAATAATCACACTTTTTAGTGTTGCACAACGAAAGCTCTCATGTGCCGCTGTTTTCATTCAAACCAGTTGCAGCATCCGTTGCGTTTTGGAACACGCgccttgtttttgtctttttaggcGCCAAAACGAGAGAGTACCCAGGTTTAACGCGAGGAAGTGTGAGCTTCAGCTTCAACGCCATCTGTGTGCCGTTTTCGAAATCGCAATACAAGTTTCGATCCGTGTTGTTCAGGACCACTTTCTGGTACAAGATCTCGCAACGGAGCGCTTCCCGTTTCTCAGCCCGGGTCTTCCCGTCAAAACGCAGCATCATTTTGTCGACATCTTGCTGCGACTTGCACGGCCCTCCGTTGGTTTGCACTGTAGCGGTTATGTAGTCCATATCCATGTTCTCTTCACGCACTTCCTGCACCTTTGgtagcttttcttttttaacaatGAGACCTTTCTTCATTGGCGGACTGTAGGCATCCTTTTGGTCAACGGGGGTATTCCTTCTAGCTTGCCAATCGGAAGATTCGTCGGAGCTGCCGTCAGATAAACCAGATCGGTCATCATCTTCATGAGAGCTATCCAAGTTCTTGTGTGAGGAGCATTTGGAGGGCTTGTGGGGTTTTTTCTTCGTGTCAGGGGACTCTTGGCTGGAAGGATATTCCGCCATTAAGACGGAGAATGTGCAACTTACCAGTTGTAAACTCAAATCTGGCGAGGGGACACGAGCAAATGTTCCTCCTGGCAGGAAATCCTTCAGGTGTTCCTCGGTGACACCAGCAATCACCTTTACTATCCTCTTCAGGCAAGCTCTGATCAGGTCCCTACTTGTGTGCCACTGGCCACAGAAATGGAACACTCCATCGAAGGTCTTCTCCTGCAACGGGAACTGCAGAAAAACGTTTGTGGCCCCTTCGGGTTCCAGCAGCATTGAAGGATTTTTGGACCAATCGAGGAACTTTTGGTAGAGACAGAGTATGTACTGGCTGAAGAGCGAGTACTCGCCTCCGCTTTTCAGAAGCTGCCAGTAAGGGCCGAGGATTTTGCAGTAAACAATAGACAGGACGCACACAAGGCTCTGTATCACAGAATCTGTGGCATCAGCGACAACACACTCCAGAATAATGTTTGGACATTCGTCGTTGGTCATCGACAGCAaatcagagaagaagagagccATCTCTTTGTGATGGTGGGTGAGACCCGCTGCAGATTCAAAGTAGTTGTTGAATGGGTTTGACTGATTCACTGCGAGTCTGGAGGGATTTCTCTTCTCCTCACAGAAAGCCACCCAGTGTTTCCTGTAGTTCTGCATGCCAGGGGTGCTCGGGCTTAAGATGTCACAAGCCATGTGGATGTAGCGTGAGGTGGCGCTTTCGGAGAAATTCACAAAGTTCTTGAATTTTGGAAGTTTGTCACGGCCTAGTCTCTCTCCCGTCGAACTAATGATCTCTTTTTCAAAGCTCATGATCTGCTGCTCCACGGCATCATGAACCTCAACGAGGAAATTGGCGTTGCAGTTTAAAAACACCACAGGGTAAACGAGTGAAATGTCTTCACAGAGCGTGTCGAGCTTTTTCTCAAACTCTGCCATGGCCGGATGCTCCTTGCATGTTAGAGCATACTGGTTTTTGAGGAGATCCAAGCAAACTTGCTTGCAGGCTTCGTTTTTTCCACCGTACACGCTTGACAGCTTTTGGACAGACTCCATCGCAATGTCGAGCAGGGTCAGGGACTTGTGATTGTTATCTGAGGTTTCTTCTCCACTGTTGGAGTCATCCATGTCCTCATCACTTTCATCGACATCGTCTTGCGGCATTAGTTTTTTCACCCCTCCTCTGTTCACGTCATAGTCGTCATATTGCATGATTTCATAGGTCTCGTATTCCTCCTTGATTATAACTTTTTCATAAGGTATGGCGTCTTCTCTTTTCATGCGTTTCCTCACAATCACTTTTGGCGTCTTTTTCCGCACCAGTTCAAATGGAATTTGGAGCAAACTTTCCATCGCTGCGTTCCTCCTGTTACTCCTCGTTTCATAGTTGCGGTAATTctgttttaacttttttatcttGGTTCTAAGGACTTTATATGCCTTTTGAATATCCCCATTCTTACAAAAGTCAGCGTTGAAGTTTCTAAGCCATGTCACCAAAACAACTGGTGCGATTTTCTCCCTGGTGACAAAGTTGCTTAACTCAAGAATCAATCCGTTTGTAACCTCGATTGACTGTGCTCGCTCTGAGAAATCCCTCATTTCCAAAAGATGTTGTCGCTCAACTCCGATGCTGTCACATATTGGGCCGACAAAGTTGAAGTTGACGTCTGACTTCAGGAAGGTCAGCCTGGCATCACTTCCAAGACTCAATGTTGTAGCGATGCCTCTTTCGATCAAACGACGAAAGTCAGCCGACTGGTGACGGGGAAAACTCTTCTGTAGCCAGTCTACAATGGCAATCCATGGAAAGTTATTGTCCTCTCTCATGAGTCCTACTTGAATCAAAAGTCTGTTCTTGCATGGTGCCTTTTGAAGCTCTAGTCCCTCTCCCGATTGAGGACCAACGAAGTCTGCAACCAGCTTCCAATAGTACTCATCttctgaaaaacagaaaagttgGCAAGTGAGCAGAAAAGTAGTGGTTGACAGAGAGGTGAGGTTGCAGGATGGGAGGAGATGGGGATTGCTGTCATTGTACTAGATtaaatttattaatttgtgctttcgtataaaaaaacaatctatCCACTGGAGATGCAAAGTTTTCTGAAAGTATTGGggttatgttttaaaaaatacaattcaagaaaaatgttcagtaatatattatatagagaATTGGGTGATACAGTTATCTTAACAGCTTTACTGCACTTTACTTACTCAGATTAACGTCAGTTACAACTGCTCTGCCATTAAGGGAGAAATCTTGGCGCTCCTCCATTGCGTGCTGTTTTAAAAGAGAAACACAGTAAAAGAGTTGCAATCCTCATCATCTATCATAACCATTTAAAGAAGAAGGGGATGTGTACAGTATCCATGTGTAATCATACCTGTGAGAAAATGAGTGTGTGAAACTGAATAGTTCAGTTGTTGaagttatggttcccttatggCATtgagattaaacgtgaaatgttgccaaataggtgcgtttgcttttcacttcgacaataaatcctctgcctcctactcctgctactctgagctgacggaccaaatgcattcacggtcagtatgtagcgtccgtcgtctgactatcgattgataacacgccgctgatacgccaaaatgaacaaaatgggtcaattctttttatttattacttaaaggctacatgcctctgttttttgtaatgttcaaatgtttttaataaaagagtacatgttgaattacagtacaggggatttattgttgttgttttgttttttgtaccatggtatcgaattgggtatcaagaatcgtggaaattcactggtattggtatcgactactagatttctgataccgtgacatccctagtactgagaggtgtttctaacaTTTAGTCTACTCTCACTGATATAAAGAGGACGGACAATCATCATAACTCAACACCATTGTATTAGACTGTATTATCTTTTAGAAAGGTAtacctaataaactggaaaaTTAGTGTAcacctgcagctgtcagactccacaaccagcactgctcccagtagaccacttacacaccaaaaacaaaatttcattctcactgtgcaatatcattttccacttgtgcaattttgtttatagtctgttttttgtcaatactgtatatactgctcttattttttacacttccttctatttaaatggttcacattttgttacattttgtttagctcttttttttactgtgttagctgatgcatcttgttttttgcactatcccctttgctgctgtacactacACATtaccccactgcaggactaataaaggaatatcttatcttatcttattattttGTGTCACCTTGTGGGAGTTGGGGAATCTCTCCCTCCCATCCACCACAACTGGATTTACTTACAGCAGTACACATGCAAGAATAAGACTTTTCATTCTTTACCATAATATGCAGATACAACAATAACAACCCAAGACAATCTCCATGGTTTACTGTCTCTAACTGTGAGCAGAACCTTACAGAA contains:
- the LOC119503742 gene encoding uncharacterized protein LOC119503742 isoform X1, with the protein product MKLKAGCDPPESREEEETKAPPWCCSFWHAMEERQDFSLNGRAVVTDVNLKDEYYWKLVADFVGPQSGEGLELQKAPCKNRLLIQVGLMREDNNFPWIAIVDWLQKSFPRHQSADFRRLIERGIATTLSLGSDARLTFLKSDVNFNFVGPICDSIGVERQHLLEMRDFSERAQSIEVTNGLILELSNFVTREKIAPVVLVTWLRNFNADFCKNGDIQKAYKVLRTKIKKLKQNYRNYETRSNRRNAAMESLLQIPFELVRKKTPKVIVRKRMKREDAIPYEKVIIKEEYETYEIMQYDDYDVNRGGVKKLMPQDDVDESDEDMDDSNSGEETSDNNHKSLTLLDIAMESVQKLSSVYGGKNEACKQVCLDLLKNQYALTCKEHPAMAEFEKKLDTLCEDISLVYPVVFLNCNANFLVEVHDAVEQQIMSFEKEIISSTGERLGRDKLPKFKNFVNFSESATSRYIHMACDILSPSTPGMQNYRKHWVAFCEEKRNPSRLAVNQSNPFNNYFESAAGLTHHHKEMALFFSDLLSMTNDECPNIILECVVADATDSVIQSLVCVLSIVYCKILGPYWQLLKSGGEYSLFSQYILCLYQKFLDWSKNPSMLLEPEGATNVFLQFPLQEKTFDGVFHFCGQWHTSRDLIRACLKRIVKVIAGVTEEHLKDFLPGGTFARVPSPDLSLQLVSCTFSVLMAEYPSSQESPDTKKKPHKPSKCSSHKNLDSSHEDDDRSGLSDGSSDESSDWQARRNTPVDQKDAYSPPMKKGLIVKKEKLPKVQEVREENMDMDYITATVQTNGGPCKSQQDVDKMMLRFDGKTRAEKREALRCEILYQKVVLNNTDRNLYCDFENGTQMALKLKLTLPRVKPGYSLVLAPKKTKTRRVFQNATDAATGLNENSGT
- the LOC119503742 gene encoding uncharacterized protein LOC119503742 isoform X2 gives rise to the protein MEERQDFSLNGRAVVTDVNLKDEYYWKLVADFVGPQSGEGLELQKAPCKNRLLIQVGLMREDNNFPWIAIVDWLQKSFPRHQSADFRRLIERGIATTLSLGSDARLTFLKSDVNFNFVGPICDSIGVERQHLLEMRDFSERAQSIEVTNGLILELSNFVTREKIAPVVLVTWLRNFNADFCKNGDIQKAYKVLRTKIKKLKQNYRNYETRSNRRNAAMESLLQIPFELVRKKTPKVIVRKRMKREDAIPYEKVIIKEEYETYEIMQYDDYDVNRGGVKKLMPQDDVDESDEDMDDSNSGEETSDNNHKSLTLLDIAMESVQKLSSVYGGKNEACKQVCLDLLKNQYALTCKEHPAMAEFEKKLDTLCEDISLVYPVVFLNCNANFLVEVHDAVEQQIMSFEKEIISSTGERLGRDKLPKFKNFVNFSESATSRYIHMACDILSPSTPGMQNYRKHWVAFCEEKRNPSRLAVNQSNPFNNYFESAAGLTHHHKEMALFFSDLLSMTNDECPNIILECVVADATDSVIQSLVCVLSIVYCKILGPYWQLLKSGGEYSLFSQYILCLYQKFLDWSKNPSMLLEPEGATNVFLQFPLQEKTFDGVFHFCGQWHTSRDLIRACLKRIVKVIAGVTEEHLKDFLPGGTFARVPSPDLSLQLVSCTFSVLMAEYPSSQESPDTKKKPHKPSKCSSHKNLDSSHEDDDRSGLSDGSSDESSDWQARRNTPVDQKDAYSPPMKKGLIVKKEKLPKVQEVREENMDMDYITATVQTNGGPCKSQQDVDKMMLRFDGKTRAEKREALRCEILYQKVVLNNTDRNLYCDFENGTQMALKLKLTLPRVKPGYSLVLAPKKTKTRRVFQNATDAATGLNENSGT